In Nocardia sp. XZ_19_385, the sequence GAACCCCGTCGTCCCCGCGGCGGCGGCGAAGAAGTCCGCACAGACGAGAGCGACCCGGCTGTCGGCGGCGAGGCCGACGGTATCGGGGAGCAGGTCACGCCGATGCCAGTCGATGACCGCGTCGGTGTATTCGATGACGGTCAGCGTCCGAACTCTGGTGTCGAGCAGAGCTTCTCGTGCGGTGTAGCCCAGGCCGAGACCGCCGACGACGATATCCAGGTCCGTGCCGGGCGTGCGCGCCAGTCCCAATCGCGCCAGCTCACACTCCGCGGCGGTGAACAGGCTCGACATGAGGTACTCATCGCCGAGCTTGACCTCGTAGATATCGGTTCGCGCCGTCGGCTCGAATCGGCGGCGCAGACTGATCTCGCCCATGGGAGTCTGCTGCCAGCCGAGTTCCTCGAAGCGTGCGCTCATCGCAGTGACACTAGGGGGACACAGCCGAACCTCGCACAGCTGGGCCGCAGATCGGAGCCGCAATCGGTGCCCCAGAGCGGCTCCAGCCAGAAACACATCGTCCATGACCTGTCAGCACCTGCCCAACCCCTCGTGATCGAAACTCGAGTCGCACTAGCGACAGCCAGAA encodes:
- a CDS encoding spermidine synthase, which encodes MSARFEELGWQQTPMGEISLRRRFEPTARTDIYEVKLGDEYLMSSLFTAAECELARLGLARTPGTDLDIVVGGLGLGYTAREALLDTRVRTLTVIEYTDAVIDWHRRDLLPDTVGLAADSRVALVCADFFAAAAGTTGFDPERPGRTYDAVLLDIDHSPRHVLHHPHTAFYTADGLRVFAEHITAGGTFALWSDDAPDDEFLAVLGTVFIDVEAEQVFFDNPLTRSRSANTVYLATRP